Below is a window of Scatophagus argus isolate fScaArg1 chromosome 24, fScaArg1.pri, whole genome shotgun sequence DNA.
CATTAGCATTCATTCGGAGTCATGTTTGCTTCCACATGAGGAATGTAAGTAATATCTGTAATATGTACAGCTGTAATATGTGGCTCTTTAGCTCCTAAATGCTATGTTCCACAGTTAACTCACTTTGTCTGCCATTCGGTTGCGATAAACCAATTTTGTTGTGGTGTTAGACAGCCGTAATGATAATGATGGTTATTGTTCATGGTGTCATATAATCATTgctaatagaaaaaaaaaacttattacAGCTGCTTCAACAGATGTCCGAAGTTATTAAAATTCATCCTGTGgggaaaataaatgtacaaaattcCAGTAACATATTTAAGTCTAGAACAAAGAATGAGCTAGCAAGGCTAAAAAGACCTTTAGCATGGCTTACAATGGGTTTatgcctattttttttttttaatcattttacagtttgtgttaAGCCTTGAAGCATTTTACATAAACTGAACACATGCTACACTGACAGGCATTTAAGAACGATTAGCAGCAACGATGAGACACCAGCACAATgggaaacagtgaaacaatacAAGCACCTCAAAATCTTGATTCGTCACAGATGCCAGTCACAACCATAAACATGCTGTCATCGTCTAGAACCTTATACCAGGGCATAAATTATACAAGTAACGTACAGAAACActgtggggttgttttttttaactgtttcatcATAGGTTTATAGACTAGTATCTAAACCAGCAATCCTAGAAATGTTTAGAGACGCACTGAGCTGAAATTAGGTCGCCTCTTTGAGCCTTCACTCAAAAGCTGTGtgtctcattctttctttgGAAGTGCACTTATCAAGAATAAATCAAACTCTGATCACTGAAGGTCACAATTCTTGAGTTAAAATTTCCAAATATTAACTGACTCCCCTCTGAAGCTCATCAGGTGCTGTCTGAGCATGATGATGTGTTTGTCGTCTGATTGGCGTCTTCCTCCATTTGCAGTCCTGGTCGCTCCTGTGTCggctctcttttttcctcctctgtgtgctcCACAGACCCCGCCGAAGCCTCAGTCTGTGAGTCATGATGGTCTGGATTGTTCTGGAGCTCTGTGGAGAGCTGCACTTTGTCTGCTGCGCCAGCAGGGGCAGTGCTGCTTTCACGGGTGTCTACATGTGAGCAAGTTTGGATAGTGAGGGACTCTGTGGAGTCGGGGAAATGGCAGGGaatgctctgctgctctgtctggcAGTGGggttctgtgtttattttggactCTAATGCCGTCTCTACTGTGGGGAGTGTGGGGGTGACATTTTGACTGAGAAAAGCAGGCGTGTCGTTCACAGAGCTGTCTATTTGATAATGCTGCATGGGGGGAGTGTTGTGGAAAGGGTTACTCAGGCTCATGAGTGTGCTATTAGTGTAACTCAGCACTGAGGGAAGAGGGACTGAGTAGGGTGGAGGGCCTGATCCGTTCAAAGAGCAATCCCagtcgtcctcctcttcctcttcgtcctcctcctcatcatcaaagtcttcctcatcctcctcgtcctcttctctgtcctcgGGGTCAATTGTTTCtaagctgtgtgtgctgcagtccGACAGCCCACTGCAAACACTGCTGCCATCCTCGTCTTCCTCATAagcttcatcttcctcatcatcttcatcttcttccccctcctcctcttcctcctcttcctcttcttcttcgtcttcttcctcctcctcctcctcctcctcctcttcatgtaGATGTGAACCGGTGTCACCTGTGTTCTGGAGGTGCATGATGGGAATGTGCGGTGCGCCACTCACCAGTGGAAACTGCAGGttcggctgctgctgctgctgctgaaccaAGGAGGAGTCGCCATGGTAACCGTTGCCATTGGTTACAAGTTGCtgctctggctgctgctgatgatgctgttgctgctgctgctgctcctgctcctcgcggctcctctccagctccagcttcATGATAGTGTGCAGGAAGTGGGTGCGCACCCGGACGGGGTTGAACTCCAGGCGTCCAGTGGTGTTACTGCAGCCCTCTTTGGTGCAGCCACAAGGGAAGGACATGCGGTCCACctgaagaggaaacaaacaaaaagggtCAATTCTGTTGCCAGTCACAGCTGGTCGTGCTTGAAGAGATGCAACAGAATCCACTGTGggtaaatgtatttaattaagCACCTTACTGCAGTAGAACTCAGTATACTACTGACAAACACCCAGACTGTCAAAACTCAGCATCAAGTAGTTGTGTGACCCGAGCACTTTTTAAATTGCTCCATGATTTCAAAACAAGACTGTATAACATATAGAGTGATGGTGTACCTTAGGAAGTGCTCAAATCACAAACAGGATTTCACAACAGCTAACAGCGGCAACCCACCTCCTTAACCGCCTGTGGGTCTGTGGGAATTTAAGCgctaatttatttttcaaactaCCTTAAGTGTGTGCCCACACAGATGATGCACCAATCAGATTACCAGTACAAACAGTGACAACCCCTGGAGGACCTGCCTCTGCATAGCAATAAGAACATTTTCCTACTCATTAGCCTACAGTTTTTACCAAATAAGAACACACATtttgagaaagacaaagatcTGTGTACTGATTTGAGCTCGACttctgccacacaaacacacatgaatagCACTTAAGTATTATAGATGGGCCTCACCACAATTCCATTTACCTGGCACTTAATGCCGGCCAGGCTGCAAGCACAGGTCTCTGGGTCGCATATCCCCCGGCAGCGGCACCCACACTCTTCTCGCGACATGCGCAGGGCACGCAGTTCGTGCTTCTCCTCCACGTCGATGCGTCGGACCCCTGAGGAACGGAGAAGGGCGCGGCGCCTCCTGGTCGTCAGAGGCTGGAGGAAGAAGTAATCGTCCACCTCCGTGTTGTCCACATCCAGGTCGTCTTCAGAGATGTCATCCAGTGTCAGGGTATCCGCCTCCATGGATGACACAGTGCCGTTCTTAGTCAGCTGGAGGGCAGGAAAAGTAAGTTAAATGAAGATTACATGTCTGTGTAGACTCATTccaaatatatattatttttggcTATGGCTATTTTAATATTAGAAAGCAAACAGTCctttaagaaagaaaagtcaCAGTTAAGAAACTAATAcgtgaaacattttgaaactcCCGATCCAAAAATTGCACTGCAGTGAAGTTAATTGAGGCTGTGATGAGTCGACCCACTGACTTTGAGTTTGATGGCATTGAGTTTCTCCTCTTTGAGGTGATCCCTCAGCATGTTCCAGTGGCTCTGTTTCTGCTCCATGGCAAACTCCCTGAGGGTGAAGCGCTTCACCCAGCTGTGACGTGGTGACATCCCCAGCGTGCTGCCACCCTGTGTGGGCACGCTCGTGAAGCCCTGCCGTCGGTTGAAGTAGTAAACTGTCACGCTCTCAAAGTGCACGTTGCGGCCCCGCATCCGCTTTGACTTCTGCTGGTGAGTTGCTGGGATTGAAACAGAGAGGCGGGAAACGTACtgagtgaataaaaaaaaaaaaagtcaaagtgcCAATAGCTGCACACAACAATCTCAAAATGATTCATACAGTagccatgttttctttttacacctTCTCTCTCAATATTTTAGTTGATATTTGAGTAGTTCTTCCAACTCCTGTTTACAATGAGGCTACAGAAATGCTGTTCACATGTGACCTCAGGTGTCTCCAGTGCTTTGCCCCAAAAGTGGAGCTGCTGACACGAGCTGTGTGGGAATGTGACCTTACAGTCCAGCAGTCCAGAGGGGACGGGAGGGTTGAGACTGTCACTGCTGTTGCCGCTGTCGCTGCAGGaaatctcatcatcatcagaccCCTGCAGGGACAGGTAAGGGGCCGGACCCTCCTCAAGCTTCCTCTTAAGGATTCCACTCATTATGTGGCCCCTTCAGCTGGTCACACCTGCACAAAGGACAAGTGTAATGGTTATGGCCGACCACAATTGTATACAAACGAGTATAACAATAATTAAAGTAATCCAGCTTTCCTTCTTTTGGTTATCTTTGCAGAATATTTCATGGTTTTGTTGATCCATGTCATGAATAAACTAGCACTCTGAAATCGCCAGTTAAATCAACGTGACTCATTTCCACTTTTCCCAAATCACACGGATGATTCATTCTGTTTTCCCCCAGAATATTTTTTCATCTAGCAGTGAAAGTAGCCAGAGGGAGAAAACCAGATCGCAACTGTGGAACTTAAGATCTTTTGGCTGTTAGACAAGCGAGATGCTCCATATGATTCTGGGACATATTTTAGTTTAATATGCAGTGTCCCTTGAAGTGGCTGGAGCAGCCATATTTTGAGACTAACAATGGATCACTTGGCATGGCACGCGGAAGTGAGAGAGGTTTTTCGTATGGGGCAGTGCTCATATCAGCTTGGTTCCCAGCAGCAGGCAGGAGAAGGTTAGTTGTTAGCTGGTGAACGCAGTGCAGCATTTAGCAACTAAAaagccagatatttttctcaggagctGGTGGCGGACAAGCTCAAAGCTTAAAATAGAGTGAATATTTGACCAAAAGTCATCATGTACCCAGAAACATGTCCTCAAATTATTGGTAATATTGCAACATAACTGCTGAATTTGTAAATGGGAAACCGTTTGTTAAGACATTTCCCTCATCAGCTACAGAGATGGGGAGTCTCTAGCCTTTGTGACTTTCCTCAGATTCCAattagtcaaaaaaaaaacaacaaacaattattgcacctttaattttgtcttttaaaaggTATTTTCAACCCATCTCTCAAGTGGAATAGAAGCTTACTTTAATGAAAGAACGTTacatcacaacaaaatttaCTCATATGTCCTCCTGTGACGAACTGAACTTGATGCAAACCTTTTTATCGAACTCGAAAGGATGCGCACAAAAGCAAGCAGCTGAAAGGCGAAATGACCAGTGAAGTAATTCATTTTTAAGTTTGtgaaaaactgtatttgttctttattttccttaaaaatGGGGGTTAATTAAGGGATATTCTGTCACAGCATTATGTGTTGTTAGGGAAATGGCAAAGTTTGTGACGCTGCAGAAGTCGAACAGCTCATGTCAAATGAATGATCACAGAGAGCGTGTCTTTAGTCGACCCCGTGCACTTTGTCGTTACTTCAGTATCAGATCTGTAAAAACTGTTGAGCCGACTACTCGGACTGGTTGAGGATTACATCATATGCAGCAGAGCCGAATGCTGGCCCAAGCTTTTCCTCTCACAGGCTTTGTCTCCTTTCTCTGACTACCTACTGCAAGACATTCATCCCTGCGTGCCTCCTTTGCTGCCATATCTTCATTTCCAGTCgatagttgttgttgttgttgttgttgttgttttttttttaaatctcttagCCTCCTTTTTAGTTGTTTCTGCCTATTATATCATCTCCCCTGCCCTCAGTCTTGCTGGTATATTCTTGTAAACACTGCTTTTCTGGAAAAATCTGTAAAACCAGAAATCTGTGGAAGAAGAGAACACATAATACCATGTAacatgtctctgtgtctctgtgtatgtgaaGTCACAAAGGGTGTTGCAGTTTGTCTTGTGTCCAGGAGGATTTCCTGTGCTTTCTGCCCATGTCTCTTTAGCCTGAACGTCCCTGCTCGAGCTCTCTTGACCGGTGCCATTTAGAGCACtaaacctacacacacacacacacacacacacacacgtacatgccTGCTCAcgtgtctgcatgcatgcacaacCTCCCACTCCCCTTGCATGTCCACATCTCCAGCACTAACAGGGGGATTCTTATTGACAAATGCAAATCGGCGTCATCCCGTGATATGATTAAACCTCGCGGGTTCGCCGTTGGCTGCATGCACAAAGGCTTTCAGTGAGTCTGTTCGACCGTCACTGACCTGTTTCCTCGGCTTGCCTTTGGTTTCCAGGAAGTCCTCGACTCTCTCCTCTGCATCACACAGCGTTCACCAACAGCAGCCAAACATCCCCATGTGTCGTGATGATGCAGTGAGAGCTGCCATGATAgccgctttctctctctctctctctctctctcagcctctggCACACTATTGTGCAGCACTGAACACCTCTGCCTCTGTCACTATCTTATACGTTCTCTCTCTGCACTCTCATCCTATGCTCATACCGTCAACTCACTGACTGTCTGattctctcctgctctgctctcccttctgctctcttccccgtctctctctctctccctcctcacaAAGACTTGTTAGCTCGAAGCTGCTGCCGGCTGAAGCGCTGGAGCTTGACTGAGGTGAAGCAAGCCCTTCGAGATCACAGAGAAATGGGGGTAGTACGTGGTGGTGGATGTGACGGGGTGGGGGTGGAAAGTGTGGATCCTGCTATGTGAAATACCTCTTTTTGCACAGTCTTCAGGAGCATTAGTATATATAAGAATACAGTATGAGCAATATTTCCTACAATTTTCCTACAGttatatttgaattatat
It encodes the following:
- the LOC124055566 gene encoding cysteine/serine-rich nuclear protein 3-like — translated: MSGILKRKLEEGPAPYLSLQGSDDDEISCSDSGNSSDSLNPPVPSGLLDSTHQQKSKRMRGRNVHFESVTVYYFNRRQGFTSVPTQGGSTLGMSPRHSWVKRFTLREFAMEQKQSHWNMLRDHLKEEKLNAIKLKLTKNGTVSSMEADTLTLDDISEDDLDVDNTEVDDYFFLQPLTTRRRRALLRSSGVRRIDVEEKHELRALRMSREECGCRCRGICDPETCACSLAGIKCQVNGIVVDRMSFPCGCTKEGCSNTTGRLEFNPVRVRTHFLHTIMKLELERSREEQEQQQQQQHHQQQPEQQLVTNGNGYHGDSSLVQQQQQQPNLQFPLVSGAPHIPIMHLQNTGDTGSHLHEEEEEEEEEEEDEEEEEEEEEEEGEEDEDDEEDEAYEEDEDGSSVCSGLSDCSTHSLETIDPEDREEDEEDEEDFDDEEEDEEEEEDDWDCSLNGSGPPPYSVPLPSVLSYTNSTLMSLSNPFHNTPPMQHYQIDSSVNDTPAFLSQNVTPTLPTVETALESKINTEPHCQTEQQSIPCHFPDSTESLTIQTCSHVDTRESSTAPAGAADKVQLSTELQNNPDHHDSQTEASAGSVEHTEEEKREPTQERPGLQMEEDANQTTNTSSCSDST